The Candidatus Nanopelagicales bacterium genome includes a window with the following:
- the nuoK gene encoding NADH-quinone oxidoreductase subunit NuoK: MTTTHYVVLSAILFSIGVLGVLIRRNAIIVFMSVELMLNASNLAFVAFAKQSGNLDGQAIAFFVMVVAAAEVVVGLAIIMTIYRTRRSASVDEPNLLKY, from the coding sequence ATGACGACTACTCACTACGTCGTACTGTCGGCGATCCTTTTCAGCATCGGTGTTCTCGGGGTACTGATTCGACGCAACGCCATCATCGTCTTCATGTCCGTTGAGTTGATGCTCAACGCTTCCAACCTGGCGTTCGTCGCCTTCGCAAAGCAGAGCGGCAACCTCGACGGTCAGGCAATCGCCTTCTTCGTGATGGTCGTCGCCGCAGCCGAGGTCGTCGTCGGCCTGGCCATCATCATGACCATCTACCGCACCCGTCGCTCGGCCTCGGTCGACGAGCCGAA